The Magnolia sinica isolate HGM2019 chromosome 9, MsV1, whole genome shotgun sequence genome contains a region encoding:
- the LOC131254936 gene encoding putative receptor-like protein kinase At3g47110 — MELPPMTLLAFWSFLLLSSTHVPCFFASSAHFSNETDHFALLHFKDLITDGPLHSLSSWNHTLHFCRWQGVICDGRRHPQRVTALILTNKNLVGPISPFIGNLTFLKRIDLANNSFSGPIPEQMGQLFRLRFLRLHNNTLTGKIPTNLTHCSKLEFLYLRRNQLSGRIPTEIGSLSKLAELVLGQNNLTGSIPLSLGNLSSLSFLYLSTNSLDGSIPDDLGRLASLERFAIAENELSGRIPPQLYNLSSIYILDVGVNRVHGNLPPNLGLTLPNLQWLSTAANQFTGPIPISLSNASGLVSIDLAKNSFSGSVPTNFGSLKGLSALRFWGNKLGIGKSHDLIFLDSLTNCSSLRVLQVGNNHLSGVLPDSISNISTQLTSLTLRDNKIFGSIPSGIQNLVGLTVLDMRYNFLTGTIPIGIGKLNQARKLFFDANELSGQIPSSLGNISQLWVLGLSENNLSGSIPSTLGNCINLQSLYLYSNKFSSSLPKPLFMFPSLIELYIGNNSFTDSLPLEVGYSKTLLALNVSNNKLSGEIPSSLGNCLSLEYLSLDGNFFQESIPPTFSTLRGLRSLDLSRNNLSGEIPKYLEKLALESLNLSFNNFKGEVPKQGVFGNASQVSVLGNNKLCGGIPELKLPQCSSQASKKWRKSLASKVKISVVVVVVLCLMLASCIFATLYWVRKSRRKPVDLPSAEDPFVTMSYAELFKATDGFSSANLVGTGSFGAVYKGALDRDGTMVAVKVFNLQQQGALRSFMAECEALKNIRHRNLVKILTCCVSIDFKGNDFKALVYEYMPNESLDKWLRRDSDDQLGRNLKFTQMLNIAIDVASALDYLHNHCQTPIIHRDLKPSNILLDDDMIAHVGDFGLARFLPEVAQTSSVGIKGSVGYIAPEYAMGSKASTHGDVYSYGILLLEMITGKRPTDDMFMDNLSLHHFAKLALPKRVMEIVEPQLLIEDTEATRGNQNHINIRNRMHECLILMVRIGVLCSSESPRERMCMKDVASEMHAIKNQYLEVRIHRDIQVRSQMLDGGFVLP, encoded by the exons ATGGAGCTCCCACCTATGACCCTAttggcattttggtcatttctccttctctcttccacTCACGTTCCATGCTTCTTCGCATCATCCGCTCACTTCTCCAACGAAACCGATCACTTTGCTTTGCTTCACTTTAAAGATCTGATAACCGACGGTCCTCTCCATTCCTTGAGCTCATGGAACCATACCCTCCACTTCTGTCGGTGGCAAGGAGTCATTTGCGATGGTCGGCGCCATCCTCAAAGGGTCACTGCCTTGATCCTCACAAACAAGAACTTGGTAGGCCCCAtatctcccttcatagggaacctCACCTTCCTCAAGAGAATCGATCTCGCAAACAACAGCTTCAGCGGACCGATTCCTGAACAGATGGGCCAGTTGTTCCGCTTGCGGTTTCTCCGTCTGCACAATAACACACTCACCGGAAAAATTCCAACAAATCTGACCCACTGTTCCAAACTCGAATTCCTTTATCTTCGGCGGAATCAGTTGTCAGGGAGGATTCCAACTGAGATTGGCTCTCTATCGAAACTCGCTGAATTGGTTCTTGGTCAGAACAATCTTACAGGAAGCATCCCACTTTCACTTGGaaacctttcctctctctctttcctttatcTCTCAACAAACAGTCTGGATGGCAGCATACCAGATGACCTTGGTCGGTTAGCAAGCTTAGAGAGGTTTGCCATTGCTGAAAATGAACTTTCAGGTAGGATTCCACCCCAGCTATACAATCTCTCCTCTATTTACATTTTGGACGTGGGAGTTAACAGAGTCCATGGAAACCTTCCTCCTAACTTAGGCCTCACTCTTCCTAATCTCCAATGGCTTTCCACCGCTGCAAACCAATTCACAGGACCCATACCAATTTCTTTATCCAATGCTTCAGGACTCGTAAGTATTGACCTTGCTAAGAATAGCTTTAGCGGATCTGTACCTACGAATTTTGGAAGCCTCAAGGGTCTGTCCGCGTTACGTTTCTGGGGTAATAAACTTGGAATTGGAAAATCTCATGACTTGATTTTTCTCGATTCTTTGACCAATTGCAGTAGCTTACGAGTGCTGCAGGTAGGCAATAATCATCTCAGCGGTGTGTTGCCCGACTCCATATCTAATATTTCGACCCAACTGACTTCGCTAACTTTGAGAGATAACAAGATATTCGGAAGCATCCCATCTGGGATTCAGAATCTTGTCGGCTTAACAGTACTGGATATGAGGTATAACTTTTTAACAGGTACTATTCCCATTGGTATTGGGAAGCTTAACCAGGCAAGAAAGCTTTTCTTTGATGCAAATGAATTATCAGGGCAAATTCCGTCTTCCTTGGGCAACATCTCCCAATTGTGGGTACTCGGTTTGTCTGAAAACAATCTATCGGGGAGCATACCTTCAACTCTGGGTAATTGTATAAACCTGCAATCCTTATACCTCTACAGTAATAAGTTCAGCAGTAGCTTACCCAAACCGCTTTTCATGTTTCCATCTTTGATTGAACTTTACATTGGAAATAACTCTTTCACCGATAGTTTGCCACTCGAAGTTGGTTACTCGAAAACTCTCTTGGCATTAAATGTTTCAAATAACAAATTGTCAGGAGAAATTCCAAGCTCTCTAGGCAATTGTCTCAGCCTAGAGTATCTCTCGTTGGATGGAAACTTCTTTCAAGAATCAATTCCTCCAACATTTAGTACTCTAAGAGGCCTTCGATCCCTGGATCTTTCACGCAACAACCTTTCAGGGGAGATTCCGAAATATCTAGAGAAGCTTGCTCTAGAGTCTCTAAATCTTTCCTTCAATAATTTCAAGGGTGAAGTACCAAAACAAGGGGTCTTTGGAAATGCCAGTCAAGTTTCAGTGCTCGGAAATAATAAGCTTTGTGGGGGTATTCCAGAATTAAAATTGCCTCAATGCTCTAGCCAAGCTTCCAAGAAATGGAGAAAGTCTCTTGCATCAAAAGTAAAAATctcagttgttgttgttgttgtcctgTGCCTTATGTTAGCATCATGTATCTTTGCCACTCTTTATTGGGTAAGAAAGTCAAGAAGGAAGCCTGTTGATCTGCCTTCTGCGGAGGATCCTTTCGTCACCATGTCTTATGCGGAACTCTTTAAAGCAACAGATGGCTTCTCTTCTGCCAATTTGGTTGGCACCGGAAGTTTTGGCGCTGTATATAAAGGGGCTCTAGATCGTGATGGAACTATGGTAGCAGtgaaagtcttcaatcttcaacaacAAGGAGCTCTGAGGAGCTTCATGGCTGAATGCGAAGCCTTGAAaaacattaggcatcggaatctTGTTAAGATCTTAACTTGCTGTGTAAGCATTGATTTTAAGGGCAATGATTTCAAAGCTCTAGTTTACGAGTACATGCCCAATGAAAGTCTAGACAAGTGGTTGCGCAGAGACAGCGATGACCAGCTTGGAAGGAACTTGAAGTTTACTCAAATGCTAAACATAGCTATTGATGTGGCTTCTGCACTGGATTATCTGCATAATCATTGCCAAACGCCAATCATTCATCGAGATTTAAAGCCAAGCAATATTCTTCTTGACGATGACATGATTGCTCACGTGGGTGATTTCGGGCTAGCCAGGTTCTTACCTGAGGTTGCTCAAACTAGCTCGGTTGGAATCAAGGGATCTGTTGGATACATCGCTCCAG AATATGCGATGGGCAGTAAAGCATCTACACATGGAGATGTTTACAGCTATGGAATCCTTCTATTGGAGATGATCACCGGAAAGCggccaactgatgacatgtttatggacaatctaagccttcatcatttcGCTAAGTTGGCTTTGCCTAAACGAGTAATGGAGATTGTTGAGCCACAACTGCTTATAGAAGACACTGAAGCTACTCGGGGCAATCAAAATCATATCAATATAAGAAATAGAATGCATGAATGCTTGATTTTAATGGTCAGAATCGGTGTGTTGTGCTCTTCAGAGTCTCCAAGAGAACGAATGTGCATGAAAGATGTGGCttcagaaatgcatgcaattaaGAACCAGTATCTCGAGGTCAGGATTCACAGAGACATACAAGTTAGATCACAAATGTTAGATGGAGGTTTTGTCTTACCTTAG